From the genome of Dickeya aquatica, one region includes:
- a CDS encoding methyl-accepting chemotaxis protein, with protein MNKFNNMKLSTMLGSSFAIVILIGFIVAGFGRIQLWQLTGNIKELSDNRVPKLIMMETYQSNIMTVTNAARDLVLSSDPVQKQAEKQRIDEAVASSTALLQRYSAVTVSSEAKTLLKALEDARPAAIAALKKVIDLGLANRTEEAKSVILNDFKPAQVKLMEAIDDIIIYQKNKTNELAAGSVDLAGDSGNIMFMLTIMALVLGSLIAWFITRQVKGKLGGEPAEAAYIAQQIAQGNLAINIALKENDTHSVLAAIEVMRQNLCHIVDQVRQSSQSIALGSSEIASGTSDLSQRTEEQAASLQQTAASMEQISNAVSHNVEIVKHVTELANTATRTAQNGNEVFHHVVTMMNDISSSSQRIVDIIQLIDSIAFQTNILALNAGVEAARAGEEGKGFAVVASEVRSLAQHSASAAHDIKTLITASVQKIASGADLVTHAGSTMEDILEQTRQVAQLINEISISTSEQQLGISQINTAVAQLDQVTHQNAALVQESATATDSLSGQAAHLVDLIKVFVVEDMISRQRLDMAAQNALVGLENRRHQAIMH; from the coding sequence ATGAACAAATTTAATAATATGAAATTGAGCACCATGCTGGGCTCCAGCTTCGCCATTGTCATTCTTATTGGCTTTATCGTTGCCGGATTCGGCCGCATACAGCTTTGGCAGTTAACCGGCAATATCAAAGAGTTATCTGATAATCGCGTGCCTAAACTTATCATGATGGAGACCTATCAAAGCAACATCATGACCGTGACTAACGCTGCACGCGATTTAGTGTTGTCATCTGACCCTGTACAGAAGCAGGCGGAAAAACAGCGGATTGATGAGGCGGTTGCCAGCAGTACAGCCCTGCTTCAGCGCTACAGCGCCGTCACAGTCTCATCCGAAGCGAAAACGCTATTAAAAGCGCTGGAAGATGCACGGCCAGCCGCCATCGCCGCGCTGAAAAAAGTGATTGATCTTGGCCTAGCTAATCGCACTGAAGAAGCCAAAAGCGTGATCCTCAACGACTTTAAACCAGCACAAGTTAAGCTTATGGAAGCAATCGACGACATCATTATTTATCAGAAGAATAAGACCAATGAGTTAGCTGCCGGTTCGGTCGATCTGGCCGGTGACTCCGGCAATATCATGTTTATGCTAACCATCATGGCGCTGGTGCTGGGCAGCCTCATTGCCTGGTTTATTACCCGACAGGTCAAAGGCAAACTCGGTGGTGAACCGGCTGAAGCGGCGTATATCGCACAGCAAATTGCACAAGGCAACCTGGCCATCAACATCGCGCTCAAAGAAAACGACACCCACAGCGTGCTGGCCGCCATTGAGGTGATGCGCCAAAACCTGTGCCACATCGTCGATCAGGTACGCCAGAGCAGCCAATCCATCGCCCTGGGCTCAAGTGAAATCGCCAGCGGCACCAGCGATTTAAGCCAGCGCACCGAGGAACAAGCCGCCAGTCTGCAACAAACTGCCGCCTCGATGGAGCAAATCAGTAATGCGGTCAGTCATAATGTGGAAATCGTCAAACACGTCACGGAACTGGCCAATACCGCCACCCGGACGGCGCAAAACGGCAACGAAGTCTTTCATCATGTTGTTACCATGATGAACGACATCAGCAGCAGCTCGCAGAGAATCGTCGATATCATTCAACTCATTGACAGCATTGCCTTTCAAACCAACATTCTGGCGTTGAACGCCGGTGTGGAAGCCGCTCGTGCCGGTGAAGAGGGCAAAGGGTTTGCGGTGGTTGCAAGCGAAGTGCGATCGCTGGCACAGCACTCCGCCAGTGCCGCACACGACATCAAAACCCTGATCACCGCCAGTGTGCAAAAAATTGCCTCGGGTGCCGATCTCGTCACCCATGCGGGCAGCACCATGGAGGATATTCTGGAGCAAACCCGTCAGGTTGCGCAGTTGATCAATGAAATCAGCATCTCAACCAGTGAACAGCAACTGGGGATTTCACAAATCAACACCGCCGTTGCCCAGCTTGATCAGGTCACGCATCAGAACGCCGCCCTGGTACAGGAATCGGCCACGGCGACAGATAGCCTGAGTGGCCAGGCAGCACACCTGGTTGATTTGATTAAAGTGTTTGTCGTCGAAGACATGATTTCCCGTCAACGGCTTGATATGGCAGCCCAAAACGCGCTGGTCGGCCTGGAAAACCGCCGTCATCAGGCCATCATGCATTGA